The window GCCTCGGTGCGCCAGATTTCGTCGATGCGAAGGCCGCCCGAGACCGGCGCGTAGCGGGCGCCGAGGAAAGCCATGGCGCTGTTTTCCGCGTCGCTGGGCAGGTCACCCGGGCGCACCTGACTATGGAGGATACCTAGTTGAGAGGCCATGAGGCCCAGCAAAGTGTTGAGCTCCGCGCGGTGGCCGATGCGGTCAAGGAATGGCTCGATGCGGGTGCGGACCTCGTTCCAGTCGACCCCGCGCAGGGCCGGATCGTAGGCGAAATCGCGGTGCATGCGCCAGGCATCGACGAACATCTGGCGCCACTCGGACACCGGATCGATGGCGAGGCGCCAGTCGTCGAGGCGCACGGTGTCGGCCGCGATATCGTCGGGCAGCTTGGCCTTGGCGGGGACGAGGGCGAGTTCGGGCTTCTCGCGCGATCCGTGCGCGACAAGGAGTGTCTTGCCATCGGCGGAGAGATCGGCGCCGAACGCCCCCTCGGCGAAGGTCTCCAGCTTGGGATCGCGCTTGTCGATGGCGATCGAGACGAGATCCTCGCCCTTGCGGGTATAGAGGAAATCCTTGGAGGCGAGCAGCAGGCCGGACATGCCGGGCGCGGTGGGCAGCTTGTAGAGGCGCGCGGCGAGGCCGTCCATCACGATGCGGGCAGGCTTGGTGGCCGTGTCGTCTTCGTCCTTGTCCTTTGCGGCCTCGTCGGACCGTTTTGAGGACGAGGGCTTCGCTTCTTCGGCGCTGCGGGTCAGTTCGTTGTCCTCGCTAAAGCGGAAGGGCGCGGACGGGTCGAGCTGGAGCGCGTGGATCTCGCCCCGGTCGGGGAAGGCGACGCCCATGTTGCGGTCGCCCCAGGGGCTCCCCGGGGTCGGCGCGAAATTGCGGTCGGAGAGGAAATAGAGCCAGGCCCCGTCGTGCGCGAAGGCGGGGGCATAGTCGTTGTACTTGCTCGAGGTCGCCTGGACGCGGGCGCCCGTGGCGAGGTCCTGGACGAAGATGTCGGCGGTGTTGGCGTTGTTGGCGCGTGCGATCTCGGCATAGGCGATGTGGGTGGAGCCGGGCGCGAAGGCAAGATCGTGGAAGGGCTGGTCGTCGCCGGTGTCGTTGCGGGCGAGCAGGGTGACCTTGCCGCTGGCGATGTCGACCTTCTGGAGGCGCGCCTGCTTGTCCCACAGCACCAGCGTCCTGCCGTCCGGTGCCACGGCGAAGGACCAGATGTGCGCGTCGTAGCCGTGGGTGATGGCGACCGGCTTGCCCGACCCATCGGCGGACATGGCGTAGATATCGCCCTGTTCGCCCTCATCGAGGATCATGAACACGCGCTTGCCCTCAGGGCCGGCGACGGCCTGGCGGGCGCGGGCGGTGAGCGGTACGGCGAACTCGACACGGCGCAGGGCACCTGGCGCGGCGAGGGCGACCCGGCCGCGCGCGGTGACCGCAACGCTCTCGCCCGAAGGGGAGATATGCGCACCTTCCAGCTGCGACATCGGATCGGCAATCGCGCGCAGGCGGGTCTGTGCGCGGTCGGTGACGATGTCGATGGCAAGGGTGTGGAGGCTGCTGTCGGTACGCGAGAAGACGTGGATGTCCGCGCCGTTCTGAAGGTAGATCGCGTCGCCATCGAGGCTTGCCTGGAGAACGGGGAAGGGCATTTCCTGCGAGAGCTGGGCCACGCCCGAACCATCCTCGTTCACCGACCAGAGAGCATCGCCGCCGCTCTTGTCGGAGATGAAGTAGACCTTGCCGTCCGCGGCCATGGGAAAGCGGATCGGTGCGCCGAAATCGGGCAGGAGCTGGACCGCCTCGTCCGCGGCGCCGCCGTCCCAGCGCCACAGCTGGGCCATGCCGCCGCCGCGGTAGAGCACCGCGTGGTCACGCGCGCGGGCGGTGAGGCCCCGGCGGCTGAAGAACAGCGTCGTGCCATCCGCGCCATAGGTCGCATCGTTGGCGCGCCACAGCGGGATGGGCCTCGCTTCGCCGCCGGTGGGGGCAATCGTGTAGAGGATTTCGCCATGGCCGCCTCCGGTCAGCCGCGAGGAATAGATGACGCGGCCATCGGGCGTCCAGCCGACCGTGCGCAGCAGGCCGCCCTCGAAAGTCAGGCGGCGCGGCGTCCCTCCCGCGACGGGCATGACATAGACGTCCTGCTCGCTGTCGTAGCTGGCGGTGAAGGCGACCATCGTGCCGTCGGGCGAGACGTGGGCGTCGGTCTCTTCTGCGGGGTGGTTGGTGAGACGGATCGCGCTGCCGCCCTCGCGCCCGGTGCGCCACAGATCGCCTTCGCTGGCAAAGACCAGCACGTCGCCGCGCGCGCTGGGGTACTGGGAGAAACCGTCCTCCGCGTGCGTGCGCGTTGCGGCGGTCGCGGCACCAAGAGCAAGCAGGCTGCAGGCGAGAAAGCGCATGGTCTTCATGGGTTGGGGGCCCCTTTTTCTCTGTAGAATTGCGCGGGACCATGCCGGGTGCCTGCCCGATAGGCAATGACCGGGAACCCGGCGTCCGCAGTCCTGTCGCGAGCAAGGGCACACCCGCGCGTGCAAAAAAAACTGGCCCCGTCCTGTCAGATTCTGAGAGCCGCCACGTCTCCCTTTCGAACGCGGCACACGCCGCGCGAGTGACCGGGGGGTCAGACGTGATTTCTGCCACGAAAGTGCGTGCAGGAGCGCTCGGCGTTCTTGCAGCCTGTAGTCTTGCCACACTGCCGCACCTAGCGCAGCCGATCCAGGCGGCCGCGCCTTCCGTGCGGAGCGCCGAACTTGCCCGGCGGCTGGCCGGGCCCGATGGGCACGTCATGGTCGTTGCGCACAGGGGCTGCTGGAAGGCGACCTCGGAAAACAGCCTCGATGCGATCGCGCAGTGCCGCGCGATGGGCATCGACATGGTCGAGCTCGACGTGCGCACCAGCCGGGACGGGGTGCCGGTGCTGATGCACGATGCAGATGTCGCGCGCACCACGGACGGCACGGGCCGTGTTGCCGATATGACGCTGGAGGACCTGCGCGCGCTGCACCTGCGGGAAGGCATGGGCAGGACGAGGGGCAGGGCGAGGGGCGGGACGAGTGCCGTGACCGAGCGGCGCATTCCCACGCTGGCCGAGGCGCTTGCGGCGACCGGCGGCGAGGTCCTCGTCAACCTCGATGCCAAGGCGGTCGACCCGGCCGTTCTCCTGCGTATCGTGGATGAGGCGGGTATGCGCGGCCACGTCCTGTTCAAGGCCGAAGCTTCGGCCTCTGCGATCACGGCGCGCGTGCCTTTCGTCCGGGACGTACACTTCCAGCCGATCCTGCGCGAGCCGGGCATGGCGGATGATCCCGTTGCGGCAGTCGCGTCCTACGACGCGCTTGCGCCTGTCAGTTTCGAGATCGACGTCAAGACGCAGGGGTTCCTGCCGCGCCTGACAGGGGCTCTGCGCGCGCGCTGTGCACGCTACTGGGTCAACAGCCTGGCGGGGCGCATCTACGATGACCGCGTCGCGCTGGAGGACCCGAACGCCGTGTGGGGGCGGCTTGTCGCCTACGGTGTCGACGCGATCCAGACCGATCATCCCGGCATCCTCAAGGACTACCTTTCGCGAAGCGGCCTGCGCAGCTTCGCCTGCACGCCGAGCTAAGGCGCGCACCCTCTCTTCACCGCTGAATTTTCGAACCTGCTTTTTGCTTCACAGGACAGTTGTATCCATGAAACGCATCCATGTTCTTGGCCTGACCGCCGCTCTTCCCGCGCTTGCCGCCATGCTGGCCGCGGCCCCGCTCCATGCCCAGACGGCCAATGCCAGCACCACGGCGCAGGCCGGTGAGGAGGACCCCGAGACCGCGCGCCGTCACCGCGCCAACGAGGATACCGCCGAAGAGGCGATCCTCGTGACCGGCTACCGCTCGTCCAACGTCGCGGCCATCGAGGCCAAGCGCGATGCGGTAGGCATCCGCGATTCCATCGCGCAGGATCAGGCGGGCCTCCTGCCCGACCTCACCATTGCGCAGGTCGCCCAGCGCATTGTCGGCGTGGCTCTTGTGCCCGATTTCGCGACCTCGGATGACCGTTCGCCCGACCTTGCCGAGAGCGTCATGATCCGCGGCATCGGGTCCAGCTACAACCTCGTCACCATCGACGGCATGCCGCTTGCGACGACGTCCCCGAGCAGCCGCGGCGCGCGCATCGAACTGCTGCCGCCGTCCTTCGTCAGCCGGATCGATGCGGCCAAGACGATCACCGCCAACCTTGATCCCCATGCGCTGAGCGGCCAGCTCGACCTCATCACGGCGAGCGCCTTCGATACCGGCAAGACCACCCTCGTTGCGCGCGCCTCGGTCGGTGACAACAGCACGGCAGGGCAGTTCGCGCACAAGGACCAGGGCCAGAATTTTCGCGGCGACCTCACCTATTCGAGCGTGTTCGGCGCCAACCGCGATTTCGGTGTCGTCCTGTCGGGCTCCTACGCGCGCTACAATTCGAGCAACTACGACTACAAGCCGGGCGCGGTCGATTCCAGCTACCTGCTCTATGACGACAATGGCGAGGAAATCAGCGACTACAACGACCTGTCGACGACAAACGGCTGGTCGGCCGCGGCGCGCAACCAGATCTTCGCCTATACCGACAGCGTCGAGCGCGCCTCGGGCGTGATGAAGCTCGAATACGATCCCGGTTCGGCTACCTATGCCTCGCTCTACACGGGCTACTTCTACCAGAAGGAAGACGAGGTCCGGAACGAGTACCTGGCCCAGTCGCGCGACAGCGCCGGGCTGGTTGCACAGGATGCGACCTCGGGCACCTGGGCGATGGGCCGTACTGCGCTGGGCTACTCGCACCAGCCCCAGAAGCGCGAGACCTTCGTGGTCTCGGGCCTTGTCGAGCAGGACCTGGGCGGCGGTTTCGACGCCAGCCTCAAGGCCACGCATTCGCGTGCACGTCTCAACACGATCCGCGACCGCTCCAAGTTCCAGGGCGACTACAACGAAGAGGGGGCCTTCGCCTACGACCTGTCCAGCGCGAACCCGCAGCTGACCCTGCTCGATCCGGGCTACGTCAACGATCCGGCGACCTACAACGAAAGCTACATCCAGCACATCACCCAGCGCGCCGCGCAGGACTTGACGTTCGTTGGCCTCGATGTGGGCAAGAACTTTGCCGCGGACGACTATGGTCTGGGCTTCAATGTCGGTGCCAGCTTCCAGAACACCGACCAGAGTTACGACGAGAATCGCTTCGCGGGCAACCTCTACGATGTAAACGGCGATCGCATCACGCTGGTCGGCTATGACCGTCCCGACCGCCTGGCCACCACCGACCCGCGCGTCGATTTCCTCCTCATCAACGACGAGGCGGTGCGCGCGGCCTGGGAAGCGGCGGGGTACACCGACGTCCAGGACGACAGCGACACCAACATCTCCTCCGACTACGAACTGAATGAGAAGGTCTACGCGGCCTACGCGCAGGCGCGCTACCGCACCGAGAACTTCAATGTCCTTGCCGGTCTGCGCTTCGATGCGACCGAGAACGACATCGACCTGTGGGTGCGCGACGCCAACCTGGTGGGCGGCGTGCAGGATGCCGACAGCTACAGCGAGGGGCATCGCCGGGCGACCTACCAGTACCTCCTGCCCTCGGTCATCGCGAGCTATCGTTTCGACAACGACGTGGTGCTGCGTGCGGGCTACTCCAAGACCATCGGGCGCCCGAACTTCAATTACTATGCGATCTCGGAAGCGATCGGCCTTCCCGACGAGGTCGAGGGCGACAACATCATCTCGGTGACGCGCGGCAACGCCGACCTCAAACCGCGCACCTCGAACAACTTCGATCTCTCGCTCGAATGGTACCCGACCCAGGGTTCGATGCTGTCGGTCGCGGCCTTCTACAAGGACATCAAGAACCTCATCTTCACCCAGAACATCTCGGTCGACGGCTTCGAGTACCAGGGTGACCTCTATACCGCGCGCATCACCACCCCGATGAACGCACAGAGTGCTTCGCTGAAGGGTGTCGAGGTCTCGGCCCGCCAGGACTTCCGCGACATCGCGCCGGGCTTCCTGGGCAACTTCGTGCTCAACGCGAATGCCACCTACATCAAGGGCAAGCAGACGGTGATCCAGGCGGACGAATCCACGCGGCATGTCGATGGCCTGGAAGGCCAGCCCGAGTTCCTCGCCAACGCCTCGCTCTCCTATGAGGACAGTGTGTTCGGCGCGTCGATCGCCTACAGCTACGTGGGGGACTACCTGAAGTCGATCAACGAGGACTCGCAGCTCTTCGACATCCACTCGAGGCACCGCAGCGAGCTCTCCGCCCAGATCCGCCTCAAGGTCCTCGAGGGTGTGACCGTGATCGCCGAGGGGCAGAACCTGACCAAGACCGACATCGAGTACTTCCGCAAGATGCCCGATGGCCAGCTGCTTGCCGAGCGCGCGCAGAAGGGCCGCACCCTCTGGCTCGGCGTCAACGCGCGCTTCTGATTGCGCACGGCCCTGGCCTCAGGGGCCTGACAGCGGGGCTCCAGCGGGACATGCGTTCCCCTGGAGCCCTCGGCTTTGGCCTTTCATCCCTCCAGATTGCCCCGGGCGGGGCAGGGGAACTTCGATCATGAAAACACTCCTTGGTGCAGGTCTGGTGGCCGCACTGGCGCTGGCCGCGCCCACGGCGTGGGCGGCCGAGCCCTTCTGCGGGACAAACCCGCATATCGCGCGCCTTCAGGCCGAGCGCGCGGATCCGAGCGGGCGCATTCTCATCGCCGCGCACCGGGGCGGGCATCTGGTCGCCCCCGAAAATTCGCGCGCGGCCATGGATGAAGCCATTGCCGAGAAGGCCGACATCATCGAGATCGACGTGCGCGTGACGACGGATGGCGTTCCCTACGTGATGCACGACCGTACGCTGGATCGTACGACCGACGGCACCGGCCCCAACGCGCAGATTACCTACGCGCAGCTGAGGGCGCTGCACCTGAAAGGTAGCGCCGAGAGCCCGCCCACCCTGCAGGAACTGCTCGTGAAGTCCTGCGGCAAGGCGCTCGTCGACCTCGACATGAAGACCGACAAGGTCGCCCCGGTGCTGGCCGTGGTCGAGGGGCTGGGGATGGCCGAGCAGGTGATCCTGTTCGACTCCGAGAGCGAGACCTTGCGGGCCGGACGCCGTCTCGTGCCGGGCTTACCGGTGATGACGCGCCTGCGTGCAGACGGCCCGGCGCTGGAGGAGATCAACCGGGGTCTGGCACCGGTTGCCATCGTGCACGGCGACTCCACCTCTTTGACCCGCGCCGCAAGCGCGGTGATTGCGGCGCTCCCCGCCCGGATCTGGGCCAACGCGCTGGGCGACACCGATACGGCGATGGCACAGGGCGATGATGCGGAGACGTGCCGCAGGCTTGCGGATCTTCGCATCATGGGCGTGTCGGTGATCCAGACCGACTATCCCGCCGCGCTTCGCAAGGGGCTGCACCAGTGCCGGATTCCCGGTGACTGAGGGCGCAGCCTACCCTCCCAGCCCCCAGTGCAGGCTGAGGCGCACGCTGCGCGGAACCGCGTAGCTGTCCTTGAGCCAGCCATGCCCGGGGCCGGTCAGGCTGGTCAGCCGGGCCTGGGTGAGGTTGGAGACGTCGAGCACCACGCTCCAGCGCGGCGCAAAGTGGTAGCGGGCCTGGAGATCGACCTGGCGGCGCGGCGCCCAGTAGACGTCCTGCGAGGGCGCGTCGGGCGCCACGGCGCGAAGCGCGCGCCCCGTCGCATTGATCGCGGCGCGCAGTTCCAGGCCGTCCTGGGCGTAGAACAGGCTGACATTGCCGATCTGCGAGGGTTGGCCGACCAGCCGGTCGACCACGCGCTGCGAGCCGCTCGTCTGCAGGACCGACATCGCGCCGTCGAGCCGGGTCCAGTTGGCGGTGAAGCCGAAGGGAGCAAGGTGGTGCGAGAGCGCGCCGAGCGAGCCCACGCTCGCGCTCAGCTCCAGTCCCGATATGTGCGCCGCGCTGGCGTTCACGGGGCGGATCACCTGGGCTGAGGAATAGTACACGCCCTCCCAGGTGTAGCCTTGGGTCAGGGCATCGAAGATCTCGTCGCGAATGCGCTTGTGGAAGAGCGCGGCCGAGACGAGACCGTCGAGCCGGGCGGGCAGGATCCACTCCGCACTCACATCGAAATTGTCCGAGGTGCGCGGCGCTAGCCCCGGGTTTCCGAGCCGTACAGTAACGTCCGGGCTTTGCGGGTTCCCGGCCAGGCTGGAGCTGCCGAAGTCAATGGCGGCGCGCGGGGCGTAGCTTTCGTAGCTGGGACGCCCGAGCGTGCGGCTGTACCCGGCGCGCAGGCGCAGCGACGGCGTGGGATCGAAATTGGCCAGAAAGGCGGGGAGCAGCCGGGTGTAGCGCGAAGAGGCCGTCGTCGCGGTCCAGGTATCTCCGGCCTCGATGTAGCCTTGCGTCAGGAGCGAGGTCCGGTCGAGGTGGAGCCCTCCCACCAGTTCCCAGGGGCCGCGCGCCAGGCGCGTCATGGCGTAGGCCGAAAGGCTCGTCTCGGCATGGTCGAAACGGTCGCGCAGGGCATCGCCGATGTCCGAGGTCAGCGCGATGTCCTCCTGGTTGGCCGCGAACTGCGCCCAGGCCCTGTCGGGATCGATCACGATCAGTTCCAGCCCCGCGCGGTTGTAGGGGAGGGAATTGGTGCGCACCTCTCCCGCCTGCGCCAGGGTCAGATCGCGGTTGTCGGTGCTCCACGCGGCGTTGGCATAGCGGTAGTGATAGCGCGCGCGTTGCACGCCCGCCCCTGCGGCAAGGCCGAGCCCGCTGTCGCCGGGCGCCATGTTGCGTCGCCAGTCGAGGCGTGCGGTATCGAGGTCGGAGACCGCGCGGCGCGCCCGCTCGCGCCAATAGGCGGCAGGGTAGAGCGCCAGGTTCGTGTAGCTTGCGCGCGGCACGGTGAAACTGTGGTGGAGCGCGCTCGTGTCGTAGGTGACCGGGAAGGCCGCCGATCCGGTGACTTCACCCTCGGCATCGCGGCCCGAGGTGAATTTCACCATGGTGTAGTCTTCGTCCATGGTCGCCCGCGTGCGCGCACCGCGAACCGAGATGCGGTCCTTGTCCGTAGGCGACCAGGTGGCGTCGAACAGCGCAAGCCGGGTGGTGGTGCGGGTCACGCCGTCGCGGTAGCCCACCTGCACCGCGCCGCGCGCGAAGTAGCCCGAGGTGTCGCTTGTCCGGGTGATCGCGCCGCGTGGTTCGATCACGACCTCGTTGCGGATGAAGCCATCGCGGAAGGTGAAGCTGCCCAGGAACGTGGAGATCGCCAGATCGGGCAGATCGGCTTCGAAACGAGCCGAGAGGCCATGGCGGCGGCGATCCGAGCTGTTGATCCAGTACTTGTCCTGAACCGGCACCGGACGCCCCTGCGCGCGCGGGTCATCTTCGTCCACGCGCGTGCCGTCTGCAGCGTAGAATGCAAGGAACCCGCTGTCGCTGGTGCCGTGCATGTCGCTGTTGTTCTGGAGGCGGCGGGTGTCGGCCGAGAGCACGAGACCGAAACGGCGCTCCGGCCCGAAGGTCGTGGCAAAGGTGCCGCTGGCGTGGAGGCCGGGGGTAGACTGGGGCTGCACTTCGCCATGGCGGCTGGGCCGGGTCAGTCCGGCTTCGAGTGAGGCAAAGGGGGCGCCGCCGCGTGCAAGAGCGCTGCGCGTGCGGATGTCGATGGCGCCGCCGATGGCGTTGGGATCGCGCTCGGGCGTGAAGGTCTTGAGAACGACGAGCTCGCTGACCAGCGCGGTGGGCAGGATGTCGAGCCGTACACCCCGGCTGGCGCTGTTCACGCCCGCCTCGGGAATGCCCGTCGAGGCGATGGCGAGGCCGTTCACGGTGACGTTGTTGTAGGTCTGCATGAGCCCGCGCACGACCGGGGCGACGGGCACGTCGCGCGGGTGTTCGTTGTCGGCAATGGGGATCACCGAGATCCCGGGGATACGGCGCATGGCATCGACCACGCTGGTGTCGGGAAGGCGGCGCACCTCGTCGCTGGAGATGGCATCGGCAATGACGCGGGCCTCGCGCTTGGCCGCCCGCGCGCGGCGCTCGGACATGCGCAGGCCGATGACGTGGATGGGATCTCCGGTCAGCGGGGGCGGTGCGTAGGCGGGTGCTGCGCTGGACGGGGTACGCGCTGCAGCGCCAGTGCGGGCGGAGGCCGTCGCGCGGGGGCGGATGAGGACGGCTCCGGCCCGGCGCTGGGCGATGAGGCCGGTGCCCACAAGGATGCGTTCGAGCGCGTCTGTCTGGGACATCCGTCCGTGCGCACCTTGGCTGCGGCGACCTTCCAGCGTTTCGGGTGCGCTCAGGACCTGGACGCCGCTCTGCGCGGACCAGGCATTGAGCGCGTCGCCCAGCGCGCCTGCCGGAATGGCGAAGTCGCGCGTGCGGGCATCCGCCGGGGAGGCCACAAGCGCCGCCATCGCGGCAAGGCTGGCCGCAACCGCAAGGCGCATCACCGGGCGGTTTCCCCGCGGTCGAATGGGGTCGTACTAGATGCGGTCGAGCACCAGAGCATGACCGGTGTCCTTCACCGAGAAACCGTGGAGCAGGCCCAAGTTCTCCAGCACCGTGACCGGCTCGGCAAGGTGCAGGCGGCCCGCGACGCGCGTGCGCAGGAGGGCCGGATCCTCGACCAGGATCTGCCGGTCGGTCCAGCGCTCCAGCTGGGGGACGAGTTCGTCCAGCGGCATGTCGCGCACCTGCAGCCAGCCGCTGCGCCAGCTTTCGGCGTCCTCGCCCCGGATGCGCGCAAGCGGGGCGATCACACCATCGGCGAGGCGCGTTGTGTGACCGGCAGGAACCCTGACAGGGGCGATGCCCGGTGCATTGGCGGCAAAGCGCACCAGACCGCGCTCGACCTGCAGGTCCACGGCCTCGCCGTTGAGGGCAACGTCGAAGCGCGTGCCCAGCACGGTCACGGTGCTGTCCTGTGCGCTCACGGTAAAGGGGCGGGCCGGGTCGTGCGTCACGTCGAACAGCGCCTCGCCCGTCTCCAGCCGGACCTCGCGCCGGGTCTCCCCGATGCGGGCGAAAAGGCGGCTGTTGCCATTGAGATGGACCTGCGATCCGTCGGCCAGCGTGATCGCGCGCACTTCTCCGGGGCCGGTGCTCCAGCTGTTCTCGGGCGTGAGCTGAAAGCGCAGTTGCGGGAGGCCAAGGGCGAGTGCGCCCACGAGCAGGGCTCCGCCTGCGGCCAGCCCAAGCGCACGGCGACGCGAGGCACGCGGAGCCGTTCCCGCGTTGTCGTTGCCGGCGGGCCGCGGCGCGGTTTCGGCATGAAGGCGCAGGCCGTCGGTGACGGCCTCGTCCATGCAGGTCGCCCAGAGCGCTTCGAAGCGCGCACGCCGGTCTGGCGCGCCGGAAAGCCAGGCTGCGAAGGCGGTGGTATCGACCGCATGGCTGAGATGGCGGGCCACCCAGAGCGCGGCGGCCTCGTCCTCGTCGTCCGGCAGGGCGTCGTCGGGCGGCGTCATGCCGACTCGTCCTGGCTGGCCATGGCGCGGTGGAGCGAAAGCACTGCGCGCGCGACATGGGCGTCGACCGCGCTCGGGCTGATGTCGAGCTGGGCGGCGACGTCCTTGGCGGAAAGCCCGTGAAGGCGGCGCAGGATGAAGACCTCGCGGCGCTGGCGGGGCATGGCGGCAATGATGCCCGACACCGTGTTCATCCGTTCACGTTGCAGCATGGCGTGCTCCTGGGAGGGTTGCTCGCTGGGAATCTCGATTTCGCTGGCGGGCACGTCCTCGGCGCGGCGCAGGCCCAGGCGCGCGTGGTCGACGATGAGGTTGCGTGCGATCCGGCGCAGCATGGCGCCCACGTTGCGCACGGTATCGGGGGCGTAGTGAGCCAGGCGCACGAAGCTGTCCTGCACCACGTCCTCGCTCGCGGTGTGGTCGCCCAGCCGCCTATAGGCAAAGCCGTAGATGTCGGTGCGCAGTTTGCGGTACGCCGTTTCGTCGAAGTGCATCGTGACAGCCCCGTATCCCCTTGGGGACGCCGCCTATGGCCTTCGCGTGACAGCTTGAAGACGATGGAGCCGTCTTGCCTTTGCGCGGCTCAGAACGGCACGGCGTGGGCTCCGGCAAGGAGGTCGCGTACGAGCCTTGGCACCTCTTCGCTGGCCGGGCCCTCCAGGACATGGAGGATGTCTGCAGCGCCGGTTGGAGCCGGGTTGACCTCGATGGTGACGGCGCCGTTCGCGCGGGCAAGGCCGAGCAGTCGGGCGGCGGGATGGACGCTGGCGGATGTGCCGATGGCGATGAAGATGTCGGCCTTTGTGGCCAGAGCTTCGAGCGCGTGGCGATGGCGCGGGGTCTCGCCGAAGAGGACGACATCGGGGCGCAGCGCGGGCGCGTCGCAGGCCGGGCAGTCCTCGCGCACGGGGAGCTCGCCCTCCCAGCCCACGCGATTGCCGCATTCGGCGCACAGCGCGGCAAAGAGCGTGCCGTGAAGGTGCCGCACATCGCGGCTTCCTGCGCGTTCGTGCAGGTCATCGCCGTTCATGGTGGCGAGCGTGAAGGCTCCGCGTGCTTCGCTGGTCCAGCGCTCCTGCAACTGGGCAAGGGCGGCATGGGCCGGATTGGGAGCCACTTCGCGCAGCTGCGCCCGGCGCGCGTCGTAGAAGGCGTGGACCTTGCGGGGCTGGGCGGCGAGCCCCTCGGCCGAGCACAGCGCGCGGAGGTCCACATCCTCCCAAAGGCCCCCTTCGCCGCGGAAGGTGGCAAGGCCGCTTTCGGCAGAGATCCCTGCGCCGGTCAGGATGACGAGATCGGTCATGGCGTGTGTGGTCCTGTGGTTCACTCCCATCCTAACGCTTCCGGGGCAGGCGCAAAGGCAGTCCTGGAAAGAAAGACCGGGAAAATCAGGCGCGAAGGTGGGCTCTCCCGCGCAAGTGCGCGCAGATGGCAGGAGTGGTGGGTCGATCCGGGCAATCCGGCACAAAATCCCGGTTGGTTCGCGCTAGGGCCTGTGCTGTAAACGGGCAGTATGGGACGCACGGGCCTTGAGGCCCCACGGAGGACACGATGGCAATCCGCTTTACCCTCAATGGCGACGAGACGACGCTCGACGTCGATCCGGCCAAGCCGCTCCTGTGGACACTGCGTGAGGATATCGGCCTGCCCGGCACCAAGTTCGGCTGCGGGGCGGGCCTGTGCGGGGCCTGCACGGTCCACGTCGACGGGGTGGCGACGCGTTCGTGCATCACGCCAATTGGGCTCATCGAAGGCCAGAGCGTAACCACCATCGAGGCGGCCGGGGCCGACCCTGTGGGGCGCCATGTGGTCGCGGCTTGGTGCGCGCTCGACGTGCCCCAGTGTGGCTATTGCCAGGCCGGGCAGATCATGAACGCGACCGCCTTCCTCCACGAAGTGCCGGAACCTACCGATGCGGACATCGACGCGGCCATGGCGGGCAACCTGTGCCGCTGTGCAAGCTACACCCGCATCCGCGCCGCCATCAAGGACGCGGCGCACAAGGCGAAGGAGGCATGACCATGGCTCGGACCTCTCTCAGCCGCCGGGGTTTCATCGCCGCCAGCCTTCTTGCCGGTGGCGGCGTCGCGTTCGAGTTTGCGCTGCCGCTGGGGCGCGCCTCTGCGCAAGGGCTGGATGCCGCGCCGATCACCGCGTTCGTGCGCATCCTGCCCGACAACCGAGTCGTGATCGGGGGCAAGAACGCCGAGATCGGGCAGGGCGCCAAGACCATGCTGCCCATGCT is drawn from Novosphingobium decolorationis and contains these coding sequences:
- a CDS encoding glycerophosphodiester phosphodiesterase family protein, yielding MKTLLGAGLVAALALAAPTAWAAEPFCGTNPHIARLQAERADPSGRILIAAHRGGHLVAPENSRAAMDEAIAEKADIIEIDVRVTTDGVPYVMHDRTLDRTTDGTGPNAQITYAQLRALHLKGSAESPPTLQELLVKSCGKALVDLDMKTDKVAPVLAVVEGLGMAEQVILFDSESETLRAGRRLVPGLPVMTRLRADGPALEEINRGLAPVAIVHGDSTSLTRAASAVIAALPARIWANALGDTDTAMAQGDDAETCRRLADLRIMGVSVIQTDYPAALRKGLHQCRIPGD
- a CDS encoding TonB-dependent receptor; the protein is MRLAVAASLAAMAALVASPADARTRDFAIPAGALGDALNAWSAQSGVQVLSAPETLEGRRSQGAHGRMSQTDALERILVGTGLIAQRRAGAVLIRPRATASARTGAAARTPSSAAPAYAPPPLTGDPIHVIGLRMSERRARAAKREARVIADAISSDEVRRLPDTSVVDAMRRIPGISVIPIADNEHPRDVPVAPVVRGLMQTYNNVTVNGLAIASTGIPEAGVNSASRGVRLDILPTALVSELVVLKTFTPERDPNAIGGAIDIRTRSALARGGAPFASLEAGLTRPSRHGEVQPQSTPGLHASGTFATTFGPERRFGLVLSADTRRLQNNSDMHGTSDSGFLAFYAADGTRVDEDDPRAQGRPVPVQDKYWINSSDRRRHGLSARFEADLPDLAISTFLGSFTFRDGFIRNEVVIEPRGAITRTSDTSGYFARGAVQVGYRDGVTRTTTRLALFDATWSPTDKDRISVRGARTRATMDEDYTMVKFTSGRDAEGEVTGSAAFPVTYDTSALHHSFTVPRASYTNLALYPAAYWRERARRAVSDLDTARLDWRRNMAPGDSGLGLAAGAGVQRARYHYRYANAAWSTDNRDLTLAQAGEVRTNSLPYNRAGLELIVIDPDRAWAQFAANQEDIALTSDIGDALRDRFDHAETSLSAYAMTRLARGPWELVGGLHLDRTSLLTQGYIEAGDTWTATTASSRYTRLLPAFLANFDPTPSLRLRAGYSRTLGRPSYESYAPRAAIDFGSSSLAGNPQSPDVTVRLGNPGLAPRTSDNFDVSAEWILPARLDGLVSAALFHKRIRDEIFDALTQGYTWEGVYYSSAQVIRPVNASAAHISGLELSASVGSLGALSHHLAPFGFTANWTRLDGAMSVLQTSGSQRVVDRLVGQPSQIGNVSLFYAQDGLELRAAINATGRALRAVAPDAPSQDVYWAPRRQVDLQARYHFAPRWSVVLDVSNLTQARLTSLTGPGHGWLKDSYAVPRSVRLSLHWGLGG
- a CDS encoding TonB-dependent receptor, with protein sequence MKRIHVLGLTAALPALAAMLAAAPLHAQTANASTTAQAGEEDPETARRHRANEDTAEEAILVTGYRSSNVAAIEAKRDAVGIRDSIAQDQAGLLPDLTIAQVAQRIVGVALVPDFATSDDRSPDLAESVMIRGIGSSYNLVTIDGMPLATTSPSSRGARIELLPPSFVSRIDAAKTITANLDPHALSGQLDLITASAFDTGKTTLVARASVGDNSTAGQFAHKDQGQNFRGDLTYSSVFGANRDFGVVLSGSYARYNSSNYDYKPGAVDSSYLLYDDNGEEISDYNDLSTTNGWSAAARNQIFAYTDSVERASGVMKLEYDPGSATYASLYTGYFYQKEDEVRNEYLAQSRDSAGLVAQDATSGTWAMGRTALGYSHQPQKRETFVVSGLVEQDLGGGFDASLKATHSRARLNTIRDRSKFQGDYNEEGAFAYDLSSANPQLTLLDPGYVNDPATYNESYIQHITQRAAQDLTFVGLDVGKNFAADDYGLGFNVGASFQNTDQSYDENRFAGNLYDVNGDRITLVGYDRPDRLATTDPRVDFLLINDEAVRAAWEAAGYTDVQDDSDTNISSDYELNEKVYAAYAQARYRTENFNVLAGLRFDATENDIDLWVRDANLVGGVQDADSYSEGHRRATYQYLLPSVIASYRFDNDVVLRAGYSKTIGRPNFNYYAISEAIGLPDEVEGDNIISVTRGNADLKPRTSNNFDLSLEWYPTQGSMLSVAAFYKDIKNLIFTQNISVDGFEYQGDLYTARITTPMNAQSASLKGVEVSARQDFRDIAPGFLGNFVLNANATYIKGKQTVIQADESTRHVDGLEGQPEFLANASLSYEDSVFGASIAYSYVGDYLKSINEDSQLFDIHSRHRSELSAQIRLKVLEGVTVIAEGQNLTKTDIEYFRKMPDGQLLAERAQKGRTLWLGVNARF